ggccacaTGGAATCAGCTGTGGGACCATCACTCTCGGTTGTGATTGGTGGCCGCGGTCAGCCAATCAGCAAGCGAGCCGCCGGATGCGcttctcttattatttattattaggcAGTGGCGGCGGTCTACATACACTTGTTACGTCTATGGCGTATACCGTTGCACCAACACAACACAACTACACAACCTCTCTCTTGAGTCTCGACtctcctcttctttctccCCCCGGGCGGGGTGTGTTTGTGTGCCCTGCTTCGCCATCCGTACGGCGTACTGTCACGCATCACCGTCAGCGGATCCCGGTTCGGGGCACCGTCGCGGGATTTGCCGTCGCCGCCGGGCCTCGATGAAGATGAAGCGGATGAAGAGCGAGGTGATCAGCGCGACGATTGAATCTTACCTGAAAAGGCGTCACTATCAGGTGCGGTGTCGCGGAGACTCGTCCGGAAGTTTTCACGCCGCGCGTGGTTCGCCATGAATGAGCGTGCGCGCTCATAACCTCCTACATCGTTGCTGTTGTTGTTTTTTTCCAGGACCACGACGTTTACCGCAAGGGCGATCAGTTGTTCTGTCAGAACAGCGATCAGACGACGTTGAGCGCGACCGCGGAGTGCGGCTCCTCGCAAGAGAATTCGATCGTTTTCAGTGCCATTTCCATTGACACCGTCGCGGCGAATCAGGCTTATCAGCGGTACAGTTTTTACAAGACTCCTTCTCAAACCGCGCGATGTGATTAGTGATTACTCGTTTCATCCAGCGAGATAAAGGCATTTTGTCGTCTGGTTGAATCCTActaattataaatcttaacattttatattgcaatttttttattacgtcacAAGCATTGCAGTCAGTATAGCTTTTATGCAGCTCCAAGTTCTCAGGAAAGAACAGGAAATTTGATGTGTCcatctttaatttttcctaCTAGGTACAGAAGGTGCAGGCACGCAGGCAGTCTTCTGTTTCTATAATTTGTTCATTCATTCAGTGttctttatcttaaaaaagGGAAAAGTTATGTGATTGCTACCAAGAACATGAAGATGATCGAGATTTTGACATGACAAATGACTTTTAAATGgaattctaattttaagatTGAGATTTCTATCGAAAAGTTGACATTAATTGATTAGAGACCCTCAAGTAAGTGTCTGGCCACTATGTGTTGATTGGTAATGACAAACCATGGTAGAACCaatccaaaatataaaaacaaaagcgTGAAAACAAACCCAGcctatatttgttataatttttcatttttctcatACAGAACATGTCATCATGTGTCtctaactaatatataaactttatatagtACATTGTTTTTAAACGCAGCCACTATTATTTGTCAAATTGACCAGATTCTTACTTGAAAGTCTCTATAATTAATGTGTGAATgccattttttttgcatacgTGACAAGTTGATTTTGAGGATTGCAAGATGCTAAAGTTTTAATCCTTTTAGATTCAAGAAATGGATGAATGCCATACTCaacgaaaaaataagaatagagTTGCTGGGACTTTTGTATCCAATATTTTGTCATCTTTACTTAGAGATGCTACATACTGGTAATCGAGAGACTGCTACCGATTTTCTAAGGACGCATCAGAATGAGTTTGTCAGCGAAACGGAGAAGGACTTTTTAGAAGAATTATCTAGTGTATTTTCGGTGCAAGATATTGAGTTGAGACCTTTGGTAAATGCGTTCAGAACTAGAAAGTATAAAGTAGATCTGTCTGAGTCGGCTCATATTTGCCTGAGACAATATCTTACCAAATACggacatataatattaatgcaggtaatacatataattaattgctttCAAGTACATCTTCTTTCGTTAACCATTTAAATTCTGCTGAAGATTAATCTTTTTACTACATCAAtcataaagataataattttatatcaaggagctgttttattttttaaattttgtttaaaataaaataatatttttagcaacttgaatttcttacaattttgTATAGATTATAAATACACACATCACAATAATCAGAAAGGCAGACAGTCCTCAAATGGATGGAGAAGTACCTGAAGAGAAAAGTCAAAGATATGAAGCAAGTATTAATGGCCATATGGAACAGCCATCTGGTACCGGTGTGGATCGTGAAATGAGAGAATTGCAGGAAGCTATACGATTGATGCAGAATAATGCTCATCAACCATTGAGATTATTTACGGTGAAGAATGCTATAGAAAAGCAAGTATCAGATTATAATCTGTTCTATGATTCTTGGAATTACTTATGTttaatgtatctttgtatattATTGCAGTGCAAGTTGCGGTCTTATCGCACCTAAGATGGATAAGTTGGCTGTAGGTTTTAGTACAGCTGAAATACGCTTGTGGGGTATAGGTGAAACGGTCCTGGTCAAAACGAAAAATAAGCAAACGTGTGTTCCGTCTGCCTGTGATATATCACCATTTTATAGATTCAATGAACAAGAAAACACAGTGTGAGTTGCAATTGTATATCATTCCTTTATTTGAGTACAATATGTTAGAATAAAGAagtaattatatcattttacagAAGAAGCGAAGCAGGGGCGATAATACTGAGAGGCCACACGGATGTAGTGCACGATTTACGATTTATCCCAGAGGTAGATATTCTCCTTTCTGTATCAAGCGACAAGGATATGAGAGCATGGAGACTCAATAACTATTCATGTACAGCAATATATAGGTAAATAATcctatttcttcaaaatttttcctGCAGCCCAAACATTTATGAAGAATTGAGTGTTGAAGTAATTTTTCATTCCATGTAGTAAATTTTCAACTATAAATCAAAGGTATAAACTTGTTCCAAAGTAGATCTTTAAATCAAGGCTTCTGTTAATTTCAGTGAATTTTTTGTCTGCAGACTAGtcacttttttttagaataagattgaattaaaaaaaacgtacataaaaaataatacatgtaatgtatattatattacatgaaTAAAATGTGTGATTTCTaactgttctttttcttgttacaGCGGTCATAGTTATCCTATATGGTGCATGGATACCAGTgtgttcaatttatatattgccacAGGTTCACATGACAGAACTGCAAAATTGTGGTCATTGGATAGAACATTTCCTTTAAGAATATTCGCTGGTCACTTCCTAGATgtcaatgtatattttttaaatcattacaAACTATTTTAGAATAGTAATATAATGATTGGATTTACGTATCTTCTATTTTCAGTGCATAAAATTTCATCCAAGCGCAAGATACTTAGCGACTGGTTCTGCGGACAAAACAATAAGGCTATGGTCGAAAGATGACGGGAATCTACGGCGAGTGTATGTTGGAGCGCAATCGACCATTTACACCTTAGCTTTTAGTCCAGATGGCAAATATCTGGCAGCTGCGGgtaattatgtgaaaaaaaatacaagacgtaaaattatattttaacaatgaatTGTTCTTTGACGGAAACTTTGTTTCATTCAGGCGACGATAAGTCCATATCTATATGGGATTTAGCAACTAATGGTTTATTGACTGAATTGAAAGGCCATAAAGATACCGTTATGAATGTAGACTGGAGTTTAGATGGTCAGTACATCGCCAGTGCAAGCCTAGATGGAGTCGTACGACTGTGGCCTACTCAAGATTTCGTCAAAACATTGAATGGGTATGTGCTTAAATCTTCtgtttttctcaaatttagaTTTGTTTACATATTGCCTACTCTTTTCAGAGGATCATCAAGCGCTTTGGCGCAATCAGAGGCGCCACAAGTTTATTCAACAAGTTGCTCAAGCATTCTCtcattgaattattataagaaaaacaatTCGTTGATTTGTATCGGCACTAAGTaatcttctttattatttattatcgtgCTAGTCGAATATGAAACgtactttaaaattaatttctttttttatttgatactgTATAGTGACAATTTTCCGCAAACATGAGACTGTCTTcgttaaattgattttatacatatgaTCTAAGATTTGGTCATGCTATCCATGATAAGTTTTTACAgtatttataagaaatgcaTCATCTTTCAGTataggcctgttcgttttcgctGTACTTCTGAACTAGGGCAATGagttagaataaaagaaaatatatttgtttcattctgACTtgttgcactagttcagaagtgcagcgaaaacgaacaggccttaTGTTGCATATAACTAAATTCATATTACTATACTTATTGACTTATTGTACCTTAATttcattttgattatttttaacgcTTTTATCGCCAAAGGTACATTCGTTTCTCATTCATATCGATTAAACCCAGtgaagattttttattttttaattatgtttatcaTCAATTCGCTTTAGTATTCAATGTCGTTTATCTCATGAGATTAAATTTGTCGCTTGTCAAGTTTACCGCAAAGTGCAACGGAAAATTTTAAGTTTGCAAtgagaaagagaatatatgAATTTAGTAATTTTCAATGAGAGAAATTATCAGACATTTATGTATGTGTAACTGTGTACATAAGTTTCCTGTGGGAATATTGTCTAAGAAGATTTATTGACAATTTTCTGTCTTGTTATAAAGACTTTGTAAGTTGtgaataatgttaaaaagtagccaaaaatacaaattttttttataaaaaccaatgcgtatattattattatgtgattcgcattatatttaaaaattatagtctcaattcttgtttttctttttctttccggCTTTCTTCTTCCGAACGATGGTCGACTCTTGCTGAATTTCTGGCTTCCGTTTCAACGTTTCTTTCACAGTGGAATTTTCTTCAGTTGCGCTAGTAGTTTCGATATTCAATGGGGGAACGCTGAAATCTGGGATCTATAATCCAACAAATTATTAGaaccattaaaaatatatgtatataaatgttttcgcATGCTCCCTTTCCTTACCTCTGGTTTTACGAGTTTAAAGAATAATCTTTCATGCTGAACATTAGATCTGTCCAAACTCATTTGTACAACAATAGGATCAAATGCCCGAAATACGACCTCGCCGCAGGTTTGGGATTGATCCTCCGAATTGTACGTGAACGTGACGGACGACGAAGCAGACTTGAGATATACAGTGCCTTCCAAACCATATTTCGGTATAAGCACTTGCAAAGCATTTTTTCGTACAAAAAGAATGTATCCTTCCTCATCTTGAACCTTGTTGCGGAAAAATATCTGAAACGCATAAAACAGTtgttagaatttttaataaataatatttcatatcgGAGTATTGAATAGCAAGGTTGTCAAAGAGGGAACTTCATAATAAATCAAACTAACGTGTGTGTGCAGTGCGACTGACGCTCGGCCGGCATATTGCGCCATTCGATTCCGATAATTTAGATTATGGCACAACAAGtgattcttctttttatccAATAGCTCTGGATAAGTCGCGTCGGCGCCTATACATACAGCTAACAGTCGGTGCACAATTATATCTGCGTATCTGTAAGATATAGATTATTAAGAAACCGtgaattcaaattaatttaataataatgttccTTAACGGCTTTCAAACGGCTTACCGTCGAATAGGAGATGTGAAATGTGTGTAAATCGGGCACGCTAATCCGTAATGCTTGAATTCTTCTGGTTGGTGCATTccactaataaaatataccgcTTGCAACATACATCGCGTagctaatatttttaacattgtgTTGAAGTAAGGATTCGATTCCTTTTTAGTTTCTTCCAGTGATCGGGCTAATTCCTTACcagtatttgtattaatagtAAAACCctgtaaaatcaattttaagatGAATATATTGCAGCGCTATCgctattaaataacaaaataactgATAACATTGACAATAGCTCGAAttccttttttaaatctaaaaattgaaggaaatagaattttttaattttaaaatcttaaatacCTTTGTAACTAAACATGGAATTACATAAAGTTTTAAGCTAAGTGGCAATACCTGATTTTTGGCAGCTTTAATCAACGGTTCAAAATTACTTTGTGGTGGTTCCGGGTGTCTTCTTAACATAGCGCACTCCGGAAATTCTGCcaatattttttcagcaaCGCTAATGTTCGCGAGCAGCATAAATTCCTCCACCATAGAATTAGTCTCTCTCAACTTCTTTGCCTCCACGTCAATGGGATCGTGCGTTTCGCTATCCACTTGAAAGCGTATTTCCGGTGACGCTAAAGTTAGAGCactgcaaataaattatttaaaatttaatttgtcgtGAAAAATGATTgggtataatttaaaataaatcagtaTAGATATTGCATCTCTGAATAATCATACCCATTCTCTAAAcgtttcttctttaatttctttgccAATTGATTTAATCCTCTCAATGACGCCGCGATAGCATCCCGCTGAGTGGCATCGTCAATTTTCAATTGAGCTTCCTCATACGTCATTGCTTGACGCGAGCAAATTATAGATTTGCAGAATCTCGTATCGATTATGTTTGCGTCGCGGTCGATTTCCCATATACAGGAAAACGCAAATCGTTCTTCCTCACCTCGTAAGGAACAAAGATTTGAGCTAAGCAATTctgaaataaagaaacatcTTATGTTAATTTGCGTTACACCTACCTACAATGTTACTCAAAATGAAGTTATCTTACCTGGAACCATGTCGATTCGTTTATCAACAAGATATACGGTGGTAGCGCGTAATGCTGCTTCTTTGTCCAGTGCAGTCCCAGGCCTTATAAAATGGGATACATCTGCAATATGCACACCGACATCGAAATTACCGTTTGGTAAACTTCTGCAATGTAACGCATCGTCAATATCAGTACAGCCTGGTGGGTCCACGGAACAGATGTCTAGATGTCGGAGATCTTCTCTTTGCACAACATCCTATaaagatatgtaaatatatatatatattttttttataaataaataatattctgcgcagttaaattaatctttatacGATCAATAGTTCAAGAAAATTAGTTAATACAGCAAATTTTAGACTAAATATGTGTACGTACCGCTTCCGTAATGATCCATGGTAGTTTTGGAAGGAAGCTAAGAACAGCATCAGAAAAACGGCTGTGTGGAACATCATGTTCCAAGAGTAATACTTCATTCTCTGTCTCTTTGTCTCCTATATTACCAAGTGCTCGTACAAAGTGGCCAAGCGGATATCTTGAGTTTCGTGGCCATGAATCCAGTGCGACAATAATTCTCTGCTTGCTCAGTATCTCGGCTTGTCTAGTTTCAATTCTTATTTTCGGAATTTTTCTCTCGGCCGGAACAAACAGATGCCTTACATTCTACGCACACcgataacaatatataatagaacaaatataaaaaaattattatgtcatAATATGAAAGATTCTTTACCTCTTTAATTGCACTCGGTTGCAATATTCCACAATACTGTCTCCATTTCCTCCTGATAATACCAACAATTTTGCCAGTCGGTATTTTCTCTTGCATTTTTGATGAGCTCTGTTTACGCAGTATTTTCTCATCTTCCGCAACGTCATCAGCATCCGCACCTTGTTCATCTTGCAAAACAATTTCACTGGGTGATGACCACTGATCTTCTGGCAGAATTTCAACTGCGACTATATCGCCATCAACTGCTCTATTTAGATGAGATCGTCCTTGCACAAATATCTAAggcaaataaaacaataaaaataatgacacTTGTAAGAGATTATTACGTATGTATTGtcgaatttaagaaaaaaaatcagcaaTTCATGTTGCTTAATAGATAATGAAAGTTTTGAAAATCTGATGACAAAatgtagtttttaaattttcagttACATTGCTCACTTATATTGATAtccattaaaacttaaaaaaagatttacatgaatttataaaaatcatgcGACTTGAGCGGTTTGAATAAATCGTACACAATCATTTTCAAAATAGATGTTCAATGATTTTCTCCTTCAAACCGACAATATTAACgctatctttaaatattcacaAATGATTATGTATCTTACAggtttctctcttccttcaaCATTCACATTTCCTTCGAGGAAATTCTCTCTCGATGCCAAAAATGTTCCTTGTAACAGTTTCCCGGATGTTATACCGTCGTGCATTTCTGTGGGTGCTAGATGACAAGGAAACAATTCCGGGCCTTGGATATCCAAAGTATAAGAACGTTTGCATAATTTATCCAGCAGAAAACTTGAATTTTCCAACGATGCAACATAATCTTCCACTGTGAAAAAGATGTATATTATTCAATGTACTATCAAAGTGATATAATTTGATAGAACAAAATCAAGTATATCTTACTCGACACAACAAACAGTCCCTCTTCAGCGGCACGTGTTCTATTTTCTACATCATCTGTTAGcaaaataacttttacatTGTCGCCATCAGAGTTCAAATGGGTATCGTACCATTTAACTGCAACTCGTATCGCTCTGTCATTACGGTCGTTTATCTTTTCACCTGGTTCTCTCTCAATATAAGTTTCCCTGGAAGTAACATTGTAAAATAGTTATTATGTACAGTAgcgcataaaatatatatctaaaatatattataaagcaCGTCGAAAGAACAAAATGTTAAAGAGagtatagtataatattaaatatataatcttcttcttcctccacacaataattattacacacCGATGATGTTCATTGataaacacaaaaaatttccTCGTTGGATTTCCTATGATGgccttcaattttttgtatacaGTGGAACTTTTGTGCCGAATTTCTTCCAGTACTGTTTGCAGGATGATTACGTTGGTGATGACGTCTTCCTCCAGGATGTCAATCTGTAATTAGAAATCAAACTTTAGACAATCCGACAGGGAATACGTGTGTTTTAACACTGTATAATACATTCAGTGTAATACTTACTTGATCCAGAATTATATTTGTGTCAAGTACAAGAAAATATGGGCTGGGAATTAAGGAAGACTTTGCACCAGCATCTTCCTCCTCCAACACCATGTCCCGAGGCCTCGCCTTGCACTTCGTACACTTTTTAAAGCCACAGTAAATATCATCTCTGAGGTAGTGCTCCCTGACGGTCTgataagagaaaattataactcaaATATCATTCTTGTTCATAAAGTTTTCGAGATACGTGAGTTCAATTTTATGTTCGAAATTTCTGAAACGACTTTAGAATATTACCTTAAAGATTTTACCTCCCTTCGTCTTTCTGAAAAAGATCTTTGTTGTTAACATGTTGTtaacaacatttatttttaaacactgTTAACACAACGCAAATTTTCCTCTTCAACAAATCTATGCTGTTGGAGTTTGGAGGTTATGTTATGTTAGGAAGCGGGCACGTGTAGAGAAAGGTAAGTACTTGTGACGGCCGCAAGATGTCGCTCCAATGCTTGAATACGTCTGCCGTGTTTTGAATTCGCGCTATTAGATGGCGCTAGATTATCCGATGGTCGTCCAGCTTGTCCTGTGTCCTTTGCAGGTGGTCCTGTGTAggtgtatctttgtattcctgaaAAAAGATTTGGGGATTGAAAGTTGAAAGGGCGACTCCAACAGAGTCCTCACTAGCTTAActagaaaaattaatcaaagaattGCTTATAGCAAAATTTCTAACTATATAATTCGTTGCCCctgattttaaatctttttctgcTGTGTTAAACAGCaagaaattaacaattttatctatgttgtaacaaaataaatagtacaggcattaattaataagttaattatcaattaagtTAATTGAAGCCGCCATAAGATTGAAGTCGACTGAATTCCGATTAACTCAATTGGCGattaattcaagaattaattgcTTTTCAGGTAGCAGGCTGACGTCTAAAGACGTCTTAGGGCCGGATGACGTTTTATTGACGTtagagacgtcattaagaccGTTATTAATACGCcatttgacgtcactctgCTACCTGGGTTACCTCAAAGTAGCAAactcatattatattaatcgttCCTGACTTAAtcctttctaaaaattaataattttattgtataacaGATTATCatgttattgaaataatattagagatactatttgataaattaatcgtAGTTTGGTCATCCTGATAATTTCACGATGATTTGAGATAATCCTCAATTAGCCCATCAAttgttacattataattaatataatatcttatttattaacatataattatattataatatttgcgtgTATGAATAgagtattatatgtataataattataattctctatgtataaatgtacGATCAACTCCAAAGCATATATTTCCAACCTAAGCTTCAAttgaaaactatatataaattttacaaaaatcataagcgtatattataaatttgaacaaactataatatatcatacattaaacgtgtaattttatcaagaggtttaattagaatttaattagaatcgaaagataaaataagGTTGCGTTAATCACATCATTTCAAGGCCTTTTCCATTTTGCTATTATAATAGCAATGATGCTctttatgattaaaattccAGATTTACTGATCTCGATAGATTTCGCAAAGAACGTAGCGCAcgtataaaacaatttaaattatttaccttATCATTTGAATGATAACTATCGCTATTACAGATTCGTTTCATTATTCATTCATTATTTCAGATAGATTCTCCGATTTATCCAGAAACGAGTCGCCCAATCGTGAATCGGCTTCGCTTTTCGAACTCGGATCGAATCGACGAACGTGCTTCCGTACGACGGCGGTCCTCTCCCGATTGACTTATTCGTGAAGGGAGCCTTATGTTATTCGTTTGGCCCAATCTATCGCTCTCGACGTGGGCGGGAAGGGACAAGGGGGGCAGGCGAGGACTTTTACGAGCGGTGGCGGACCGCGTAGCGGCGAGAAGGGCTCGAGCGCGTGCAACCAACGCCCGCGTACGTCGTACGGGTAAAAGGATAACGCAATATTGTGCGACGGCGGGTCGCCTTTAACGTAAACATTTACGCCTCGTGGCAACGCTAAAATATGAAGCCGTCGCTCCGGACAGGAGCCGCGGTCTAGctctaaataatttacgaggtcctctcgcgcgcgcgcgccggaACGACAATGTCCCGCTTCTTACGTTCCGCGTCATTTAGGTCGAGACTCGCAATCAGTACTCGGCTTCTTAGAATCTCTGTCTTTCATTTACGACTGCTTATTCGATTCGCGGCACACGAAAGTGCGCGAAATTAAGggataattatgaataaaagatTATCGGTCGGGAGTGTCTGAAACAgcacaaaatttgaaaagtaCGCTTTGTTAACTCTCTATAACGCCATGTAACTTTCGAAGTCACACactcatattttttaagtcttattttattttttgctacaCTTAGCGTAGCATCTTATTTTAAGTTACAAacagttttttataataaaaagtttaaagattgt
The Temnothorax longispinosus isolate EJ_2023e chromosome 7, Tlon_JGU_v1, whole genome shotgun sequence DNA segment above includes these coding regions:
- the Wda gene encoding TAF5-like RNA polymerase II p300/CBP-associated factor-associated factor 65 kDa subunit 5L isoform X2, whose protein sequence is MKMKRMKSEVISATIESYLKRRHYQDHDVYRKGDQLFCQNSDQTTLSATAECGSSQENSIVFSAISIDTVAANQAYQRFKKWMNAILNEKIRIELLGLLYPIFCHLYLEMLHTGNRETATDFLRTHQNEFVSETEKDFLEELSSVFSVQDIELRPLVNAFRTRKYKVDLSESAHICLRQYLTKYGHIILMQIINTHITIIRKADSPQMDGEVPEEKSQRYEASINGHMEQPSGTGVDREMRELQEAIRLMQNNAHQPLRLFTVKNAIENASCGLIAPKMDKLAVGFSTAEIRLWGIGETVLVKTKNKQTCVPSACDISPFYRFNEQENTVRSEAGAIILRGHTDVVHDLRFIPEVDILLSVSSDKDMRAWRLNNYSCTAIYSGHSYPIWCMDTSVFNLYIATGSHDRTAKLWSLDRTFPLRIFAGHFLDVNCIKFHPSARYLATGSADKTIRLWSKDDGNLRRVYVGAQSTIYTLAFSPDGKYLAAAGDDKSISIWDLATNGLLTELKGHKDTVMNVDWSLDGQYIASASLDGVVRLWPTQDFVKTLNGGSSSALAQSEAPQVYSTSCSSILSLNYYKKNNSLICIGTK
- the Dis3 gene encoding exosome complex exonuclease RRP44 is translated as MLTTKIFFRKTKGGKIFKTVREHYLRDDIYCGFKKCTKCKARPRDMVLEEEDAGAKSSLIPSPYFLVLDTNIILDQIDILEEDVITNVIILQTVLEEIRHKSSTVYKKLKAIIGNPTRKFFVFINEHHRETYIEREPGEKINDRNDRAIRVAVKWYDTHLNSDGDNVKVILLTDDVENRTRAAEEGLFVVSMEDYVASLENSSFLLDKLCKRSYTLDIQGPELFPCHLAPTEMHDGITSGKLLQGTFLASRENFLEGNVNVEGREKPIFVQGRSHLNRAVDGDIVAVEILPEDQWSSPSEIVLQDEQGADADDVAEDEKILRKQSSSKMQEKIPTGKIVGIIRRKWRQYCGILQPSAIKENVRHLFVPAERKIPKIRIETRQAEILSKQRIIVALDSWPRNSRYPLGHFVRALGNIGDKETENEVLLLEHDVPHSRFSDAVLSFLPKLPWIITEADVVQREDLRHLDICSVDPPGCTDIDDALHCRSLPNGNFDVGVHIADVSHFIRPGTALDKEAALRATTVYLVDKRIDMVPELLSSNLCSLRGEEERFAFSCIWEIDRDANIIDTRFCKSIICSRQAMTYEEAQLKIDDATQRDAIAASLRGLNQLAKKLKKKRLENGALTLASPEIRFQVDSETHDPIDVEAKKLRETNSMVEEFMLLANISVAEKILAEFPECAMLRRHPEPPQSNFEPLIKAAKNQGFTINTNTGKELARSLEETKKESNPYFNTMLKILATRCMLQAVYFISGMHQPEEFKHYGLACPIYTHFTSPIRRYADIIVHRLLAVCIGADATYPELLDKKKNHLLCHNLNYRNRMAQYAGRASVALHTHIFFRNKVQDEEGYILFVRKNALQVLIPKYGLEGTVYLKSASSSVTFTYNSEDQSQTCGEVVFRAFDPIVVQMSLDRSNVQHERLFFKLVKPEIPDFSVPPLNIETTSATEENSTVKETLKRKPEIQQESTIVRKKKAGKKKKNKN
- the Wda gene encoding TAF5-like RNA polymerase II p300/CBP-associated factor-associated factor 65 kDa subunit 5L isoform X1 encodes the protein MLHTGNRETATDFLRTHQNEFVSETEKDFLEELSSVFSVQDIELRPLVNAFRTRKYKVDLSESAHICLRQYLTKYGHIILMQIINTHITIIRKADSPQMDGEVPEEKSQRYEASINGHMEQPSGTGVDREMRELQEAIRLMQNNAHQPLRLFTVKNAIENASCGLIAPKMDKLAVGFSTAEIRLWGIGETVLVKTKNKQTCVPSACDISPFYRFNEQENTVRSEAGAIILRGHTDVVHDLRFIPEVDILLSVSSDKDMRAWRLNNYSCTAIYSGHSYPIWCMDTSVFNLYIATGSHDRTAKLWSLDRTFPLRIFAGHFLDVNCIKFHPSARYLATGSADKTIRLWSKDDGNLRRVYVGAQSTIYTLAFSPDGKYLAAAGDDKSISIWDLATNGLLTELKGHKDTVMNVDWSLDGQYIASASLDGVVRLWPTQDFVKTLNGGSSSALAQSEAPQVYSTSCSSILSLNYYKKNNSLICIGTK